From a region of the Methanothermobacter sp. genome:
- a CDS encoding 2,5-diamino-6-(ribosylamino)-4(3H)-pyrimidinone 5'-phosphate reductase, producing MRPYVILNAAMTLDGKIATKTGSSEISGEEDLRRVHELRRECDAIMVGINTVLADDPRLTVHRVDAEEGDNPLRVVVDSRARTPLDFRVLNHEAPTVIGVSESAPASRVNELRKRAEVVVAGKDRVDLRLLLERLHEMGVRRLMLEGGSTLNFSMLTEGLVDEVRVCIAPMIAGGREARTLVDGEGIDDMSEAIKLELERFYTLGEDLIVEYTVKR from the coding sequence ATGAGGCCATACGTTATACTCAACGCAGCAATGACACTGGACGGTAAGATTGCAACAAAGACAGGTAGTTCTGAGATATCCGGTGAGGAGGATCTCAGGAGGGTCCATGAGCTTCGAAGGGAATGTGACGCCATAATGGTGGGGATAAACACGGTACTCGCAGATGACCCCCGGCTCACCGTCCACAGGGTTGATGCAGAGGAAGGGGATAACCCTCTCAGGGTGGTTGTTGACAGCAGGGCAAGGACACCCCTGGATTTCAGGGTCCTCAACCATGAGGCCCCCACTGTGATAGGTGTCTCGGAGAGTGCCCCGGCATCAAGGGTTAATGAACTCAGAAAAAGGGCTGAGGTTGTGGTTGCAGGAAAAGACAGGGTGGATCTCCGCCTGCTCCTTGAGAGGCTCCATGAGATGGGTGTCAGGAGGCTGATGCTCGAGGGGGGCTCAACCCTCAATTTTTCAATGTTAACGGAGGGCCTTGTTGATGAGGTCCGGGTGTGCATAGCCCCGATGATCGCCGGTGGTAGGGAGGCAAGGACACTGGTTGATGGTGAGGGCATAGACGATATGTCTGAGGCCATAAAACTTGAACTTGAGAGGTTCTACACCCTGGGGGAGGACCTCATAGTTGAGTACACAGTAAAGAGGTAG
- a CDS encoding carboxymuconolactone decarboxylase family protein, whose amino-acid sequence MDRYTAGMEILERIHRESYRKLRDELEDVAPDLSRFVVEFAYGDIYSRDALDLKTRELVTLAALTVLGAEKQLKGHVKGALNAGCSREEIIEVLIQMAVYAGFPAAINGVTAAAEVFREMDE is encoded by the coding sequence ATGGACAGATACACTGCTGGAATGGAGATACTTGAGAGGATACACAGGGAGTCCTACAGGAAGCTGCGTGATGAACTTGAGGATGTTGCACCTGATCTTTCAAGGTTCGTGGTTGAATTTGCATATGGTGACATCTACTCCAGGGATGCGCTGGATCTTAAAACAAGGGAACTTGTCACCTTGGCTGCCCTCACGGTCCTTGGGGCTGAAAAACAGTTAAAAGGTCATGTGAAGGGTGCCCTCAATGCCGGGTGCAGCAGGGAGGAGATAATTGAGGTCCTAATCCAGATGGCCGTTTATGCAGGGTTTCCTGCAGCCATAAATGGTGTTACTGCGGCAGCTGAGGTTTTCAGGGAGATGGATGAATAA
- a CDS encoding DUF483 domain-containing protein, which yields ALVLPSGFIPCSLRCREAWERNLIAFADMEEFKRILELEDELRMKLPHFHLAYDEYFEKIVLD from the coding sequence GCGCCCTTGTGCTACCATCAGGTTTCATACCCTGTAGCCTCAGATGCAGGGAGGCATGGGAGAGGAATCTCATAGCCTTTGCAGACATGGAGGAGTTTAAGAGGATACTTGAACTTGAGGATGAACTCCGCATGAAGCTCCCGCATTTTCATCTGGCATATGATGAGTATTTTGAGAAGATAGTCCTTGATTGA
- a CDS encoding TatD family hydrolase: MDVHCHMDFKDFNRNREEVIERAKGKLRAIIDSGVGLGGNRRALALASDYPGFIYPTMGFHPADASKARPELIEEVSGQIESHIDRIVAIGETGMDFHHTRDAEGRRRQEEAFRIFARLAEEHEMPLVVHARDAEERALEIVLEHSIPEVVFHCYGGSLSTAERIMDAGYHISISTLVTFSDHHMKLVEDLPLECMLTETDSPYLSPFRGKRNEPAFVAEAVKKIAEIKETDIEDVDRVTTSNAERIFGL; encoded by the coding sequence GGTTATTGAAAGGGCAAAGGGGAAACTCAGGGCCATTATAGATTCAGGTGTTGGACTCGGGGGCAACAGGAGGGCCCTTGCACTTGCCTCAGATTATCCGGGATTCATATACCCCACCATGGGTTTCCATCCTGCCGACGCATCAAAGGCCAGACCTGAACTCATAGAGGAGGTCTCGGGGCAGATAGAATCACACATTGACAGGATCGTGGCCATAGGCGAGACAGGTATGGACTTCCACCACACCCGCGATGCTGAGGGAAGGAGAAGACAGGAGGAGGCCTTCAGAATCTTCGCCAGACTTGCAGAGGAACATGAGATGCCCCTGGTTGTCCATGCAAGGGACGCCGAGGAGAGGGCCCTTGAGATTGTACTGGAGCACAGCATACCAGAGGTGGTCTTTCACTGCTACGGTGGCAGCCTATCAACTGCAGAGAGGATAATGGACGCTGGCTACCACATATCAATATCCACACTTGTGACCTTCTCGGATCACCACATGAAACTTGTGGAGGACCTCCCGCTGGAGTGCATGCTTACAGAGACCGACAGCCCATACCTCTCCCCCTTCAGGGGGAAGCGCAACGAGCCAGCATTTGTGGCTGAAGCGGTTAAGAAAATAGCAGAGATCAAGGAAACCGATATTGAGGATGTTGACAGGGTGACAACATCCAATGCAGAAAGAATTTTTGGCCTGTGA
- a CDS encoding DUF483 domain-containing protein — MLERIYERILRIREDGCRDCLKVVCRMDDFQFNQLMSRLQLQIEITSRYNPPVRPALDPMISTELGVYRGDDENIGRLLGYPECCIKSFSENTRYAIDEDHLAEVDELEVPPGKCALVLPSGFIPCSLRCREAWERNLIAFADMEEFKRILELEDEL, encoded by the coding sequence ATGCTAGAGAGGATCTATGAGAGGATACTGAGGATAAGGGAAGACGGATGCAGGGACTGCCTGAAGGTCGTCTGCCGTATGGATGACTTTCAGTTCAACCAGCTCATGTCGAGGCTCCAGCTGCAGATTGAGATAACCTCACGGTACAATCCGCCCGTGAGGCCTGCCCTGGATCCCATGATATCCACGGAACTTGGTGTGTACAGGGGTGATGATGAGAACATAGGGAGACTCCTTGGCTACCCTGAGTGCTGCATAAAGAGCTTCTCTGAGAACACCAGGTATGCGATTGATGAGGATCACCTTGCAGAGGTGGATGAACTTGAGGTTCCCCCAGGTAAATGCGCCCTTGTGCTACCATCAGGTTTCATACCCTGTAGCCTCAGATGCAGGGAGGCATGGGAGAGGAATCTCATAGCCTTTGCAGACATGGAGGAGTTTAAGAGGATACTTGAACTTGAGGATGAACT